One genomic segment of Ipomoea triloba cultivar NCNSP0323 chromosome 9, ASM357664v1 includes these proteins:
- the LOC116029123 gene encoding uncharacterized protein LOC116029123 encodes MRNAAEDHRYPLWFFLISQIFIGNLAVALAVDSITPTQPLAGNRTLVSSDGLFELGFFTPNGSDQSYVGIWYKEIEPKTVVWVGNRDAPLGGSAGILKIGEDGNVHLVDGGGNFIWSPTNQSAARNTVAQLLDSGNFVLRREDDENPENYLWQSFDYPTDTLLPGMKLGWDSKTGLNRYISAWKSLNDPGEGPISFKLDINGLPEIFLRSRDKIVYRSGPWNGVRFSGVPEMKPTATITFSFVMTKNERYYSFELHNKTLYSRLLVTRNGNLERYAWIPTSKIWSKFWYAPKDQCDSYKECGTFGFCDTNMSPVCQCLVGFRPKSPQAWDLRDGSDGCVRYHELECRKDGFLTMNFMKLPDTSSSFVDTTMNLDECMRMCKNNCSCTAYTNSNISNGGSGCVIWTTELLDMRQYAAVEGGQAVYIRVAASDVAQGGDSGDASGRTKRILIACGIAVGVGILLFALSALFILKRRQSKRALGKNTELRGFRDRSQDLLMNAAVIPSKREYSGETMTDEFELPLFDFSTIVVATDNFADVNKLGQGGFGCVYKGMVEGEEIAVKRLSKNSGQGVEEFKNELRLIARLQHRNLVRLLGCCVDMEEKILIYEYMENKSLDSTLFNKQRSSLLNWQTRFNIICGIARGLLYLHQDSRFRIIHRDLKASNILLDKEMNPKISDFGMARIFGGDETEANNTKRVVGTYGYMSPEYAMDGLFSVKSDVFSFGVLVLEIVTGKKNRGFYNQNNQQNLLGHAWRLWRERRGSELLDSAIGESYSLCEVMRCIQVGLLCVQEQAEDRPNMATVVLMLGSESATLPQPKHPGFCLGSRPADMDSSTSNCDESCTVNQVTVTMLDGRYLTFLRSLAMETLMTTIFFFFFFLLVSLFYQSVSVDTLAPNQSLLDNETLVSPGQSFVLGFFSPLGSENRYVGIWFKNVAQQTVIWVANNNNPISNSSGVLRVTARGEITIGLVNQTEIIWSSNSSSAAASNPVLQLLENGNLVVREGDNGDNYLWQSFDYPRDTLVPGMKLGWNLRTRKEWFITSWKSLQDPSTGDSSYTYRLDIRGLPTLILRQGSNIQYRSGPWDGLHFGRYAISTPNSQVVVPIMVYDDENLYYTYKNGETSVISRFVVNQTGMIKLYLWSQDQTRWTDIATIQSDTCDTYKYCGSNSLCNINDQPLCQCLDGFEPRNPQEWERFQWSEGCRRKVPLNCSEPHGFMTVSGMKLPEGSQVLGEKTMSVADCRTYCLRNCSCIAYASTAANGCVVWYGDLLDMRTYYDDGQELYVRRLASDLVGSSKKGHKTAVIASVSVISGLFLLALISWYGFHVRSSRRRGAEEFEGQNQDNKPDIGEEDLELPLYDFDTISTATSDFSFANKIGEGGYGPVYKGVLPTGQEIAVKRQAKDSGQGLVEFKNEVILIAKLQHRNLVRLLGCCIHRDEKLLVYEYMPNKSLDLFIFDQTKRGMLDWRKRFSIIEGIARGLLYLHRDSRLRIIHRDLKVSNILLDNEMNPKISDFGLARTFGGGDQHQESTKRIMGTYGYMSPEYAMNGLFSVKSDVFSFGVLVLEIISGQKNRTFHHPDHDLSLLGHAWKLFNEGKAMEVVDVCLESPDPAAQVLKCIHVGLLCVQERPEDRPTMSTTLFMLESESPVLPNPKQPGFHSERHVAEAYYSSSTGKMSHVSNDATVTLLHGR; translated from the exons ATGAGAAACGCCGCCGAGGATCACCGTTACCCACTCTGGTTTTTTCTGATTTCCCAAATTTTTATCGGAAATCTCGCCGTGGCTCTCGCCGTTGACTCCATCACCCCGACGCAGCCACTCGCCGGCAACCGAACCTTGGTGTCCTCCGATGGGCTCTTCGAATTGGGGTTCTTCACTCCTAACGGCTCCGATCAAAGTTACGTGGGGATATGGTACAAGGAAATTGAACCCAAGACGGTAGTTTGGGTGGGTAACAGAGACGCGCCTCTCGGCGGTTCCGCCGGAATCTTGAAAATCGGGGAAGATGGCAACGTCCATCTGGTCGACGGGGGCGGGAATTTTATATGGTCGCCGACGAATCAATCGGCGGCGAGGAACACCGTCGCGCAACTCCTGGATTCCGGGAACTTCGTTCTCCGGCGAGAAGACGATGAGAATCCGGAGAATTATCTGTGGCAGAGCTTTGACTACCCGACGGACACATTGCTGCCGGGTATGAAACTCGGGTGGGATTCGAAAACCGGGTTGAACCGCTACATCTCGGCGTGGAAAAGCTTAAATGATCCAGGCGAGGGGCCCATCAGCTTCAAACTAGACATCAATGGCCTTCCGGAGATTTTCTTGAGAAGCAGAGACAAAATCGTTTACCGGAGCGGGCCGTGGAACGGCGTGAGATTTAGCGGCGTCCCGGAAATGAAACCCACGGCCACTATCACATTCTCGTTCGTGATGACGAAGAACGAGAGGTACTACTCGTTTGAGCTTCACAACAAAACGTTATACTCTCGATTACTCGTGACCCGTAACGGGAACCTCGAAAGGTACGCGTGGATTCCGACAAGTAAAATTTGGAGTAAATTCTGGTACGCTCCGAAAGATCAGTGCGACAGCTACAAGGAATGCGGAACTTTCGGCTTCTGCGACACCAACATGTCGCCGGTGTGTCAGTGTTTGGTCGGGTTCAGACCCAAAAGCCCACAGGCCTGGGATTTACGCGACGGGTCGGATGGATGTGTTAGGTACCACGAATTGGAGTGCCGGAAAGACGGGTTTTTAACGATGAATTTCATGAAGTTGCCCGACACTTCCAGCTCTTTCGTGGACACGACGATGAATCTTGACGAGTGTATGAGGATGTGCAAGAACAATTGCTCCTGCACCGCTTATACAAACTCCAACATCTCCAATGGCGGCTCCGGCTGCGTCATTTGGACGACGGAGCTTCTTGATATGCGGCAGTACGCGGCGGTCGAAGGTGGCCAAGCTGTCTACATCCGCGTAGCTGCCTCCGATGTAG CACAAGGTGGAGATTCTGGGGATGCTTCTGGGAGGACTAAGCGAATACTCATAGCTTGTGGCATTGCAGTTGGTGTTGGTATTCTTCTATTTGCATTAAGTGCATTATTCATATTGAAAAGAAGGCAATCCAAAAGAGCTTTAGGGAAAAATACAGAGCTTAGAG GCTTTCGCGATAGAAGTCAAGATCTTCTAATGAATGCGGCTGTGATCCCGAGTAAACGAGAATATTCTGGCGAAACCATGACAGATGAGTTTGAGTTGCCATTGTTTGATTTTAGCACCATTGTCGTGGCTACTGACAACTTTGCTGATGTAAATAAGCTTGGCCAAGGCGGTTTTGGTTGTGTGTACAAG GGAATGGTTGAAGGTGAAGAAATTGCGGTGAAGAGACTATCAAAGAATTCTGGGCAAGGAGTGGAAGAATTTAAGAATGAACTCAGATTGATTGCGAGGCTTCAACACAGAAACCTTGTTCGGCTTCTCGGGTGCTGTGTTGATATGGAAGAGAAAATCCTGATATATGAATACATGGAAAATAAGAGCCTGGATTCAACTTTATTCA ACAAGCAGAGAAGCTCACTACTCAACTGGCAAACACGCTTCAACATCATTTGTGGGATAGCTCGGGGGCTTCTGTATCTTCACCAAGATTCGAGGTTTAGAATAATccatagagatctcaaagccagCAACATTCTCCTCGATAAAGAAATGAACCCCAAGATATCGGATTTTGGCATGGCAAGGATTTTTGGAGGGGACGAGACGGAAGCAAACAATACAAAGAGAGTCGTGGGAACATA TGGATATATGTCCCCCGAATATGCAATGGATGGGCTCTTCTCGGTGAAATCTGATGTTTTCAGCTTCGGAGTTCTAGTGTTGGAAATTGTGACCGGGAAGAAGAACCGAGGATTCTATAACCAAAACAACCAGCAGAACCTTCTTGGACAT GCTTGGAGGCTATGGAGAGAAAGAAGAGGCTCAGAGCTATTGGATTCAGCCATAGGAGAATCATACTCCCTATGTGAAGTAATGAGATGCATTCAAGTTGGTTTGCTGTGTGTCCAAGAACAGGCAGAAGACCGACCAAACATGGCAACTGTGGTCTTAATGTTGGGCAGCGAAAGCGCGACGCTTCCCCAGCCTAAACACCCGGGGTTCTGTCTGGGAAGTAGGCCTGCAGATATGGATTCATCCACCAGTAATTGCGACGAATCTTGCACTGTAAATCAAGTTACAGTCACCATGCTTGACGGGCGCTA CTTGACTTTT TTGAGATCATTAGCCATGGAAACCTTAATGACcaccattttcttcttcttcttcttcctcctggtTTCTCTGTTCTATCAGTCTGTTTCTGTGGATACTTTAGCTCCAAATCAAAGCCTCTTGGACAATGAAACGCTTGTTTCGCCTGGCCAATCTTTTGTGCTAGGCTTCTTTAGTCCACTGGGCTCGGAGAATCGCTATGTGGGGATTTGGTTCAAGAATGTGGCACAACAAACTGTGATCTGGGTAGCTAACAACAACAACCCGATATCGAATTCATCTGGGGTGCTCAGGGTCACGGCCAGGGGGGAAATAACTATCGGTTTGGTCAATCAAACAGAAATCATTTGGAGCTCGAATTCGTCTTCTGCAGCTGCAAGCAATCCAGTCTTGCAGCTGCTGGAGAATGGTAACTTGGTTGTGAGAGAAGGGGATAATGGTGACAATTATCTCTGGCAAAGCTTTGATTATCCTCGCGATACGTTGGTTCCAGGCATGAAGCTTGGGTGGAACCTCAGAACAAGGAAAGAATGGTTCATTACATCCTGGAAAAGCCTGCAGGATCCCTCAACTGGGGATTCCAGTTACACTTATAGGCTCGACATTCGTGGGCTTCCAACTTTGATTCTTCGTCAAGGATCCAACATTCAGTACAGAAGTGGGCCGTGGGATGGCCTTCATTTCGGTCGTTATGCCATCAGTACACCCAACTCCCAGGTGGTTGTGCCAATTATGGTTTATGATGATGAAAACCTGTACTACACGTATAAAAATGGCGAGACATCTGTGATTTCAAGATTCGTGGTGAACCAAACCGGGATGATCAAGCTGTATTTATGGAGCCAGGACCAAACCCGATGGACTGATATTGCTACTATACAATCAGACACTTGTGACACCTACAAATACTGTGGCAGCAACAGTCTTTGCAACATAAATGACCAGCCTTTGTGTCAATGTCTGGATGGATTTGAGCCAAGAAATCCCCAGGAATGGGAAAGGTTTCAGTGGAGTGAAGGGTGTAGAAGAAAGGTGCCATTGAATTGCAGTGAACCGCATGGATTTATGACAGTATCCGGGATGAAGCTGCCTGAAGGGTCACAAGTTTTGGGGGAGAAAACAATGAGTGTAGCAGATTGCAGAACTTATTGTTTGAGGAATTGTTCTTGTATAGCCTATGCCTCGACAGCAGCTAATGGATGTGTGGTGTGGTATGGAGACTTGCTGGACATGAGAACGTACTATGACGATGGACAGGAACTGTATGTTCGGAGACTGGCTTCCGATCTTGTTG GCTCCAGCAAAAAGGGACACAAAACAGCTGTGATTGCATCAGTATCAGTAATTTCAGGGCTGTTTCTTCTAGCCCTGATCAGTTGGTATGGCTTCCATGTAAGGAGTAGTAGAAGAAGAG GAGCTGAGGAATTTGAAGGTCAAAACCAGGACAACAAACCAGACATTGGAGAGGAAGATCTGGAACTACCATTATATGATTTCGACACAATTTCTACTGCAACAAGTGACTTCTCATTTGCAAATAAGATTGGCGAAGGCGGTTATGGACCTGTTTATAAG GGTGTTCTCCCAACAGGACAAGAAATTGCAGTTAAGAGGCAAGCAAAAGACTCTGGGCAAGGGTTGGTTGAGTTCAAGAATGAAGTTATCTTGATTGCAAAGCTGCAACATCGAAATCTTGTTAGGCTTCTGGGATGTTGCATTCACAGAGATGAGAAACTGCTGGTTTATGAGTACATGCCAAACAAGAGTTTAGACTTGTTCATTTTTG ATCAAACGAAACGCGGGATGCTTGATTGGAGAAAGCGTTTCAGCATCATTGAAGGAATTGCCAGAGGGCTCTTATATCTCCACCGAGATTCAAGATTGAGAATCATACATAGGGACTTAAAAGTGAGCAACATTCTCCTTGACAACGAGATGAATCCTAAGATCTCGGATTTTGGTTTGGCAAGGACATTTGGTGGTGGTGACCAACACCAAGAAAGTACAAAAAGAATCATGGGAACATA TGGTTATATGTCGCCCGAGTATGCAATGAATGGACTATTTTCTGTCAAATCTGATGTCTTTAGCTTCGGTGTACTGGTTTTAGAGATCATCAGTGGTCAGAAAAACAGAACCTTTCATCACCCTGACCATGACCTCAGTCTTTTAGGACAT GCCTGGAAACTATTTAATGAAGGAAAGGCTATGGAAGTTGTGGATGTATGTTTGGAGAGCCCAGATCCAGCAGCACAAGTCTTGAAATGTATCCATGTGGGGCTTTTATGTGTCCAAGAACGCCCAGAAGACAGGCCAACAATGTCCACCACTTTGTTCATGCTAGAGAGTGAAAGTCCAGTTCTCCCCAACCCTAAACAACCTGGTTTTCACTCTGAAAGACATGTAGCCGAGGCATATTATTCTTCATCAACTGGGAAGATGTCTCACGTTTCAAACGATGCAACAGTAACGTTATTACATGGTCGATGA
- the LOC116028296 gene encoding transcription factor bHLH112-like, with protein MADDFMTAAGVCGGGSWWNPARSMFGASPCSAASINEMGNFAWANNNDDHHHHHHNQLVNMKGRSSEESSEGSSVVLQELPKSHHQTHNMSMDNSTLHMLGIGLSPSSTATTDWNQALVVQTNERAMLQEDRNSRLNYGQEIGVECSDSSFKPIVPKDFSNSTPSVTNFSPSYNYPSNLLQTLLDSDPQPQQQQPLLSNQQISYAPAPANFRPNLNDFSPPLLKPTFPASFWNQSPASLNDGRAAFLPSTQSQFLPSVFSDKSKPSRKSSNVEGARQSSAMAKKASNEEPAFKRPRIETPSPLPTFKVRKEKLGDRVTALQQLVSPFGKTDTASVLHEAIEYIKFLHDQVNVLSAPYLKNGCSVSQHHQQDQEGRKAELRSRGLCLVPISSTFPVATETSSDFWTPTFGASFR; from the exons ATGGCGGATGATTTTATGACAGCCGCCGGAGTATGCGGAGGCGGGAGCTGGTGGAATCCGGCGAGAAGCATGTTCGGAGCGTCGCCTTGCTCGGCGGCGTCGATTAACGAGATGGGAAACTTTGCATGGGCTAATAATAACGacgatcatcatcatcatcatcataatcagtTGGTGAACATGAAGGGACGATCAAGCGAGGAATCTTCCGAGGGATCGTCGGTGGTGCTTCAAGAACTCCCCAAATCTCATCATCAAACTCATAACATGTCCATGGATAATTCAACTCTTCACATGCTGGGTATTGGCCTTTCTCCTTCATCCACCGCCACAACTGATTGGAACCAAGCTTTAGTAGT ACAAACAAATGAAAGGGCGATGCTACAAGAAGACCGGAATTCGAGGCTGAATTACGGGCAAGAAATTGGGGTGGAGTGTTCAGATTCTTCGTTCAAACCCATCGTCCCAAAAGATTTTTCTAATTCAACCCCATCAGTTACTAACTTCTCTCCATCATATAATTATCCTTCAAATTTGCTGCAAACACTGCTTGACTCAGATCCTCAaccccaacaacaacaacctcTGCTTAGTAACCAGCAGATTAGTTATGCACCGGCGCCGGCcaatttccggccaaatttgaATGACTTTTCACCTCCTTTGCTAAAACCCACTTTCCCTGCATCCTTCTGGAATCAATCTCCGGCGTCGTTAAATGACGGCCGCGCCGCCTTTCTACCTTCCACTCAGTCGCAGTTCCTCCCTTCAGTATTCAGTGACAAATCTAAACCCAGTagaaag TCTAGTAACGTTGAAGGAGCGCGACAGTCTAGCGCCATGGCTAAGAAAGCGAGCAACGAGGAACCGGCATTTAAGCGACCGCGAATTGAAACGCCATCACCATTGCCAACTTTTAAG GTCCGCAAGGAGAAGCTGGGGGACCGAGTAACTGCGCTCCAGCAATTGGTTTCGCCTTTTGGAAAG ACTGATACTGCCTCAGTTCTCCATGAAGCTATTGAGTACATAAAGTTCCTCCATGATCAAGTCAAT GTGTTGAGTGCTCCATATTTGAAAAATGGTTGTTCAGTCTCTCAACATCATCAACAG GATCAAGAAGGGAGAAAAGCAGAGTTAAGAAGTCGAGGGCTATGCCTGGTGCCTATATCAAGCACTTTTCCCGTGGCAACCGAGACGAGTTCCGATTTCTGGACACCAACGTTCGGGGCATCCTTCAGGTAG